The genomic window GGCATATTATAAAGGGCAGTCCACAGTCCGTTGAGTACCTCGACCTGCACTAGCAGAAAATAACCGAGATTATGAAACAATGGATCAAAAAGGTAGGCCACAAAACTAAATAAAAAGATGGAAAAAAATACCGCGCTAAGATTTACCCTGGTTAAAATTGCGATGATCAAGATCACGATATTTTGTAAAGTCCAGAATGGCGTAAGCCCGACCACAAACCCCAATGTAAATCCCCCGGCGATTAATCCCGGCGACTCGCCTGCTCGCAAAACCTTGATAAATTTGCTGATGAATTTTAACCAGAACATAAGGCTCTCTATTCTACTTATTATTTAAATTGGTATTAAAATAAATATACGTAATTCCAAACAACTTAGTCAAAGATTTATTAATGCCTGGTTAGAGAAAACCTAAAGCGACCCCCAAAAGCATGATCCCAACTAAAATTTGTACCAAATGCAAGGTCACTTTTTTAACCTGATTAATTCACAAACCATAAAAGTCGTCATTCCCGCGAAGGCGGGAATCCATTACAAATCACAACTTAGTGCAGGTAATGGATGCCCGACTACTCGGGCATGACAATATTGAAGTTTTTTGCCTGAAATGAAAATTCATGAATTATTCAGGTTAAGCAATCTATTTCCCGCAATTGTAAAAATGAATGAAAGCTGCATCCCTTTGGTGGCGGTGTCTAAGAAATTATGGTTGAGAAATCAAGGTGGCTTTTCAAGGACACTTTGGAGCCAAAACAAATTTTTCTACATTAGCTATTTATTCCTGTTTTTATCCAGACCGGCTGAAAGCAGTTTATTCACGATATCATCGTAATATGGTTTTTCCTTTAAACTGGCGTGTGACCCGGGAAAATACAATACTGCTATTTCCAATATCTTATCTTCCTCATTAATTTCCTTAAGTACCACTGCACAGCGTTGGTCATATGAAAGGCGTGTGTTGTCAATCATGGGGAAATCGAAAAAATCAACCCCGAACTGTGCCACAATTTCAGTAGGTTCGGCTATCACAATCTCTATCCCCTCATCAGAATCCTCCCATTCGTCTAAAGTATTCTCGCTTTGTTCGAAAATCTCCGTTTCCTCTACTATCTCGGAGCATTCATCAGGGTCGGCCGGCCCTACTTCCAGTCGTACGCCTATTTCTTCCCCTATCGAGTCAAACGAATGCACGGTCACTTTGAAGCTTCTAGAATATGTCCGAATCTCATTGTGGGTTTCGTTATTAATCTGCAGACAAAAAACCTTTTGGTTGACTTTCCCGTTAAGACTACTGACATCCTCCAACCGAATGTTTATATCCCACTTATCACCCGCTCCTTCCAAAATTGCCATCTGTTTTCTCTTTATCTCTTTAGCAACCTTCTTCACACGCTGCATATAGTCTGCAGAATCAGGTGATGAGTCTTTTTCAATTTGTTTCTTAAGGTGTACGAACAGGGGTTTTAGATTAAGAGACTCATGGAAATTATAAGCCAGAAGTTCAAGATTAAGTACTTTTCCTTCCAGTGAGGCGGTTTCCGGTTTCAGAAATGATCCAATTATCGAGGCCAGCATGTCTTTGCGAAGAGAGCTCTCCGCTTGTTCTCGATTACTGATCAGCTCTGTATAGAGGCGAATTTTCATTTCCTCGCTTTGACGCCTTTCTAGAAAATCATTTCCGTAAATCCCAATCCCGGCTATAATGAAAGCTGTTAGTAAAGCCCCTAAAGGTTTAGAGAGTATACCCAATTTATCCCAGAAATCTTTTTTGTTTTTATTCTCCATGCTACTTCCTCTTTAGATAATAATTGCCCTCCGTGTCTTGCAACAAAACCAGATCGAATCTCACAGGAGTCTTTTTGGAGTAAACAGTTAGAATTCTTTTTACTCCATCAACTCGCAGTTTGCATTCTCCAGTCTCTTTCACATAGATGCTATATGAACCGTATTTGTCAGTTTTTTTGCTATAAACTAAGTTGCCATGTTTAATTTTTACGGTTACTCCAGCTACCGAGCTCCTGCCTTTTCTGACTGTCCCATGAATTTCTCCTGTCCAGGCAATTGCAGGAATAAAAATAATTAGTATGAGTAATGCTGATATTTTTTTCATATTGACCTCCGCACGTCCGGAAAATTTTAAACCTATTTTACATTCTTCTATAAAATAAAACAAGAAGATTTGATTAAAACTATTATGATTATAAAGAAACAAATTCCATATTTAAAATCAATCAAAATTTGAAAGTTAACCTGAACTGTCAGTCTGAACATTTCCTGAGTTTCTACGTTGAAAACGATCAAGTCATTTCCGAATTATAAATCCATACATTCTGACATTAGTGAGCTAGACCAAAATTAAATAAGGGCTAGACAATGAAAATTTGGGTTTTAACATTTATTGTTGGCACAATCTGGCTGGATCTTTTATTTAGTCAAGGGGAACCATTCACGCGAAAATGGCAGCAGGAAGTTCATTACCAGATAGAAGCCGAACTGGATACAACTGCGAAAAGATTAAATGGAAGTATGCAAATCCTCTATAAGAACAACTCACCGAATACGCTCAAGAAAATTTATCTGCAAGTTCCTTCTAATGCTTTTCACGACGAAGAAAATACCGCCGTTCGGGAAATGCGTCGTTTTAGTGGCAGCAACATGGATTTCGATCAAACTCCGGGACGCAAGCTGACCATTCAAAGTGTGCAGTTTTTATCAATTGGCAACGAGACTGAGTTCCCTTTGCAGGCATACGATTTCAGCGATACTATTCTCGATCTGACTTTGCCGTATCCATTGTCACCTGGTGACACCCTTTCCCTTGGGCTTAGTTTTTATCAGCAAATTAAATCTAAAAGACGCTCGCAGGATTTTGTCCACTGGTTCCCCCGATTATCTGTTTATGATCATGAAGGATGGCATCCCGAACCTTTTCATTTCATGATGGAACCGAGCGACGTCTACAGCGAATTCTCTGAAATGGATGTAACGGTTAGGGTGCCGGGGAATTACATTGTGGTTGGCTCCGGTGAAATTTTCGAAGGCGAACCGGGTTGGGAGTTAGTCGAAGCGGATACCGCGATGAATGATAGTACCTTTGCCGTCTGGCAAGATTCTCTTAAACAAGAGCTTTTCAAAAATGCTAAAATCGATGGCCCGCGACAAGTGCGATTCAAAGCAAATAATATGCAGGACTTCATCTGGAGCGCATCTCCGAATTTTGTTTACTACAAAAAAGATGCAAAAATACCGCTCAACATTTTTTACTACAAAAATCGCAGGCGGTGGTTAAAACCGTTTTTGGAACGAATTGATGGAACTTTGGCTTACCTGGAAGAACACTTTGGTCCCTATCGATTCCCCCACCTCAACATTGTGCGAGGTCTTGAAAGAAGTCTGGCTTATCCGATGATGGCGCTCATGCAGGATGAAGAATATTTCAGCCTGGCTTACGAACTGTCTTATCTTTATTTTCCCGGAATGGTTAGCACAAATGGCGTGAAAGAGTCCTGGCTGGCGAAGGGAATTGTGGTTTATATGGGTAAATCCTACTCTGAAAAAAAATATGGAAAACGGGGATACGATTTGGATGATGCTCAAGAAGAGATGAACTTTTTTGAACGACAGTACCCCCTGCCGACTCTGGACGGGGCGATTAGAACCTTCACGCGACTTTACAGCGAGTCGGGTCAAAACGAACCCATTTCAAAAGAAATTCACAAATACAACGATCCAATTGGTCTGATGTTTAATGTTTATATGAAGTCTGAGCTGTTTTATGAAATGCTGAAGTTTGTGGTCGGGGATTCCATTTTCAAAAAAAGTTTGCAGGAAGTGGTTCGCCGGCATGCGTTTACTCATATCACCGAAAAAGATTTGCAACTGGTTTTTGAGGAGAAGCACGGACAAGAATTGCACTGGTTTTTCAACCAGTGGCTGCATGATACACCGACAGTCGATTACAAAAAAGGTAAAGTGAAAAAATACCAACGCGACGACAAAACCTGGGTCACCGAAGTTGAGCTTACACGCGAAGGCGATGGCATCATGCCGGTGGATGTCGAAGTGGATTTGGGAGACGGTGAAAAAGTGGTCAAACGCTGGGATGGCAAAGATGAATCCGCGACAATTATTATTGAAACCGAAAAGAAGCCCAAAAGCGTCAACGTCGATCCGGACGACCGGATCATGGACAGTAACCGTTTGAACAATGCGCGGCGGCGGCTGGAATTTCGCCCGGACTGGCCGCTGCTGAAATACATTCACATGCCGAATGACGCCATACTGGTTTTGTGGCGGCCGCTGATTGGTTTTAACAAGCACGACTCGATTCGACTGGGAATCGGAACCCGCAGCAGTTACAACGCCTTTTATAATAACCTGGCTTTAGAGGCCATGTTTGGCGTGGATTCAAAAGAGCTCGATGGTAAAGTTGCCTACTCACATCCCTTGACGCGCAAGAACTTGTTAAACCGTTACACGATTATGGCTCGTAAAAACGAAGGACGCTTTGAAGCAGATCTGAATTTAACTTTTAGCGGCTCTAAGGGAATTTTATCCCAAAGCGGGAGAAACCTTAAATTTGGCGTCAATTACAGCCGTCTTTTAAATGATGTCTACACCTTCCGCAAAGTCTCCAACGATACCGGCAAAGTCCGGTTTGAGGAGTGGGAAGATGTGAACATTCTTCTTGCTTACCTTGAGGGGAAGGCGACTCAAACTTTTGGCCGATTAAATAGCCGAGGACGACTCCGAGCTGAAATCTCGCCAGCAGGCGATGCAAAGTTTACCAAACTCAGCAGCCGTCTTACTTTAGAAACACCCTTTTTGGGTTTTAAGTGGCGGGTGCGAGGCAACCTTGCAACCTCATTTGGTCCGGATCGGTTGCCGCTGCAAGATCAGTTTCGTGGTGAGGGGGCTGCCCCGCGTGCGTTTTCAAAATGACATTGTAAAGACAGGCAATGCTGTTGGAGCATTTAGAAGAAGATATGTCGAAGGCGGTGGTTTTTTGCGGGGTTATGCCGGACAGCCTTTGCCCGCCGAGCGTTTTGCAACGCTCAATTTTGAACTCGGTTTGTCACGCGCAATTTTTATTTTTAAACCATTTGCATTTTATGACACCGGGAAAATTTGGCAAACACGCGATAGTGACTCCTTTACCCGCTCGAATGCCGGGGTGGGTCTTGCCTTTTTTGAAAATGGCTTCAACTTGTTCGGAGGGAACGTTTCTTTATTTA from candidate division KSB1 bacterium includes these protein-coding regions:
- a CDS encoding TIGR03546 family protein yields the protein MFWLKFISKFIKVLRAGESPGLIAGGFTLGFVVGLTPFWTLQNIVILIIAILTRVNLSAVFFSIFLFSFVAYLFDPLFHNLGYFLLVQVEVLNGLWTALYNMP